The Cydia strobilella chromosome 13, ilCydStro3.1, whole genome shotgun sequence genomic interval taagctaagctctccgaaacatgtcgcgagaGTGACTAAAACcgtatatttgtgacgttttcaaccaaaaggtaccaataataataaacaaataaacatcgTCGGTTGactcgcttgtcgataaggttgatttgaaATAGAAGCTATAATAAAATGGAAATAGCATctaagcgacaataagtacccttttggttgaaaatggcacatttaatttagtatgtctcacaacagtttacaTTCGATTAGTAAccaataatataattatctgtattttgttaaaatatcaCAATGTATAAAGGACCGTAAGTTAAttccaataaaaaaacaatgaccggttgactggtagagaatgccttttggcattaagtccgccatttgtacatttttctttgcttgtgcaatagtttaaataaataaataaatgatgttgaataaaaatgcgcCTCAATCTTGAGTGTACTCGTAGAATCTACGCTCTATCATATTAATATCAactaataactattatattCATAAATCTAACTAAAGTAAATCgagatatatgtatttttttagtgAGGCAGGTACTTTGCTATTAAAACACGGCAGGCgcttctaaatttaaaattgttatgCGAATATTCCCAAGAACCAATAGATTCTTCTATTGGTTCTCGGGAATATTCGCTAAACAATATCGCAGTATGCATTTCTATGCATACTTTATACATTTGGTGACAAtggaattaaaataacaataggtGTTCTTCATTATCTTGCCAAAACGGCCCATGTACATCCTCGGAAAacatgagacagcaaaatactcatactcatactaattctttattggtaaaaaaaatattcagacaATAGGGGtcccttttagggttccgttcccaaagggtaaaaacgggaccctattactaagactccgctgtccgtctgtccgtctgtctgtcacaggctgtatctcatgaacagtgatagctagatagttgaaattttcaaagatgatgtaatttactttatcaataaatatatgaatatgaatatgaatatgaaatgaatatgaatatgaatatgaatatgaatatgaatatgaatatgaatatgaatatgaatatgaatatgaatatgaatatgaatatgaatatgaatatgaatatgaatatgaatatgaatatgaatatgaatgagaatatgaatatgaatatgaatatttctgttgctgctataacaacaaatactaaaaagtacggaaccctcggtggacgagttcgactcgcgcttgtccggttttttcttttcttcttcttcctataGTGTTGTCTCTGTAGCTATTTTCGGTGGCTCATGGGAACCTGAATCGAAATCGTGGGAAGAAGCCAATATTGTAATAAAGTCTTATCACAAAGCATGTTATTTCCAGGTTCCCCAATAATGTGCTACGAATGCAACAGCGCCACCAACTCCCAATGCCTCCAAAACGTCCTCCCTGAGAACCTCAAGCGCAACTGTTCGGAGCACGACCGCGGCGTGACGCATACGCTGTGTCGTAAGATCATTCAACATGTGGATGTGGCTGTGAATGGGCAGTTACCGGCCAGCAGAGTTATTAGGAGCTGTGGGTGGGATGAGACCAAATATAAGGTGAGTTGTGATACTGATGACGCATACGCTGTGTCGTAAGATTATACAACATGTGGATGTGGCTGTGAATGGGCAGTTACCGGCTAGCAGGGTTATTAGCTGTGGGTGGGATGAGACCAAATATAATGTGAGTTGTGGCACTGATGACGCATACGCTGTGTCGTAAGATTATATAACATGTGGATGTGGCTCTGAATGGGCAGTTACCGGCTAGCAGGGTTATTAGGAGCTGTGGGTGGGATGAGACCAAATATAATGTGAGTTGTGGCACTGATGACGCATACGCTGTGTCGTAAGATTATACAACATGTGGATGTGGCTTTCAATGGGCAGTTACCGGCTAGCAGGGTTATTAGGAGCTGTGGGTGAGATGAGACCAGATATAAGGTGAGCTGTGGTAAGAGATGCCGCATAAACTGCGTCACCCCtaatagcatttatacgtcattatgacgtcagcgacgtcattatgacgccataattacgtcattatgacgtcgccgacgtcactgctacctgggacaAGATCATACAAGACACATATAAGGAGTTGCGGGTGGGACAATACCAGGTATAAGGTTTGTGCCGCAAACCCTGTGTCAAAAAAATGCACTGGAACTAGTCCAGGTAATATAATTGTTACCTGCCCTGTTTTAGGTAGGTGAGTTGGATTTTTTTATGGCTGTAACTGCGACAGCATAGGATTTTTGTCTCTTATTTTCTTGTATGAGATTTGGCTCAAAGGGATGGATGGCATTCGTTATTGACAGGTAAAAACCTATGCTGTCGCCATCTGTACAATACTTCGACTGGTCAACCCCATAAACtttttacaaatacatttaaacgaCCGCTTTGAATTGACTCTGAGGTTAGGTATACCAGTATACCATCAAAAATTAACCATCATcttaatttaagagcatggctcttgtcggtggagtatgcgccagttttcgcggtcctcggccaggttctttaggtccctgtaagacacgacattgtatttgtatatttaacctagatttagacttatttttaacatgactggcacccctttacagtgtcaattagttcttaagtagtatttaattttgtacgcaatatgggtaaatgcctgaaataaaagctttttatttactttattttattttatttattgataaagttaattacacgtccagagtacataaaataaaattacaaaagcaAACGTCGTTTTAACTTAAAAACCAATCATAGCCTACATATATCTTAAAGCGAAAAACGGAAATACAATAATGTGTCATGTCAGtagtaattataaattaaaataattcagaATTTGGTCATTTGCTTttgctttcagttgttgtgtataGCTTGTTCGtaaaaattaatatcaaaattaaatacctataatattgttattaattCCAGGGCGCCTGCTACCACCGCTCCGGGTACGGCGGCAGGCAAGAGGTATGCTCCTGCACCAAGGATCTCTGCAACGGGTCCAACGACGTCACCTCTATAACCGCCCTCGCATTCGCCTCGTCTCTCATGACGATACTCAAGCTCGTCTGCCAATGACTTCAATAAAATCAGCAACCTCTGCCCCAGCTCGAAAATTTACTGAACTTGTGCTTGGACTATCATCAGTACATGATTGGCGAGAcactatctcgccgcgagatagactaccagtcttttactaactgtatgaattaaagagggacgggtagtctatgtagcggcgagatactctcgcgccaatcatgtgctagctcgGCAGCAGTAGGCTTAGCACGAGCGCGCGGCGACAATATTTCGCACGCGAAATGGACTATCCATCTTTTTCTAACTTGTTGTCTAATACATACTGTGTTAATTTTCTAAGAGCCACTGACACTATTCactccggggttaaccggttaaacctggaataaccatagttaccagtacaatttgacactgggttaacggtttaaccgtaGTAGGTAGTAGGACATTGGCCAGATGGCCAATTAcccaatttatttatattaaattaaatatacgagtATGAGATGATAGAGCGAACGGGATTTGAACACAAGACTTTGAAGACTTCAGGCCGGATGCTCTATAAAAGAAGCTATCAATGCACTTATTCGAATTCACGAATGTGTGTGAGTTATTTTATGGTTTACGGGGTGGTAGAGGTATCAATACCCAGGtaacaaagtgacgtcagcgacgtcataatgacgtgattatggcgtcataatgacgtcgttGACGTGGCATACATGGTGTGTGGCTTTAATTTATGTTCTTTGCTATACGTTAGCAGATGAGTCAGATGACTGTTCggtaaaaaaatgtgttccTTAGGAAACAAATATTGCAAAGCTTTTAAAGGCATTGGGTAccataaaatggggtgagtagggattcgcggggagagttgggttatgaatggggagagaaggtttgaaaggggggtgagatgggtttttagggctactgctacaaaaataatgtattccactttaaaatggagctatagtaaaaaaaatctatccaacaatcttccaaaatcacctttgtatgaaaacccatctcaccccaattacgagggactacggggtgaggtggtttttcctgtttatcgtcaaagttatgaaatggaactacccaaaataaaataaaaactaaaatacaaacgtccggaacacttattgcACCATCCAGTtttcatatgtaaaaataaaatgctatcgaggtttgaatgtaagttttgctcctactcaccccattttacagtACTGTAAATATTAGAAATATCCCAAAATTTCTTGCTTACCTATGACTTATGACCCaactctgaaataaatattgttcttattagttgttgtttacAAGCTTTTTTAATCCAAGAATAAAGGACATTATTTACAATTCTTGTTTTACTTTACTACAATATATCAAAGTATTTCGTGCAGTTTATTCCGGTTTTGTACATGGCTTACTTTACTAGTATGAATATATATTACATAAcataactaatttttttaacggcttacgaaataaatatcatatacctaCTGAAAAAGGAAATAattgaccaaggcctccaggcATCTGTCGCataaacggaggacgctggttcgtttCCAGCCCCAGGTAACATTTATACgtgattatgacgtcagcgacgtctttatgacgtcgttattatgttattatgacgtcgctgacgtcactttgctacctggggccctgggcactggaggtcttagtcatttttttctttgacatttatttcgtttatagtttaaatagtagtgtctTGTCTacatgtaaaaaaccggccaagtgcgagtcggactcgcgcacgaagggttccgtaccattacgcaaaaaacggcaaaataattacgtttgttgtatgggagccccattaaaatatttattttattctgttttttttttatactacgtcggtggcaaaaaagcatacggcccgcctgatgttaagcagtctccgtagcctatgtacgcctgcaactccagtttttagtatttgttgttatagcggcaacagaaatacgccatctgtgaaaatttcaacggtctcTAGtagagctatcacggttcatgagatatagcctggtgacagacagacagacaaacagcggagtcttagtaatagggtcccgtttttgccctttaggtacggaaccctaaaaactcaaattaaaatattttcatagaaagtaatttaacttGTTCTTAGAGTTTTTAAAAACGCCCTATACGCTATATGCCAACAAAAt includes:
- the LOC134746949 gene encoding uncharacterized protein LOC134746949 encodes the protein MRYLTFGLLVFCGLFEYGSPIMCYECNSATNSQCLQNVLPENLKRNCSEHDRGVTHTLCRKIIQHVDVAVNGQLPASRVIRSCGWDETKYKGACYHRSGYGGRQEVCSCTKDLCNGSNDVTSITALAFASSLMTILKLVCQ